Proteins from one Niallia circulans genomic window:
- the rho gene encoding transcription termination factor Rho: MGLNISSLENMKLKELYELAREYKVAYYSKLTKKELIFSILKARAEQEGYFFMEGVLEIIQSEGFGFLRPINYSPSSQDIYISASQIRKFDLRNGDKVSGKVRPPKENERYFGLLQVEAVNGDDPATAKERVHFPALTPLYPDRQMKLETTQKYASTRIMDVLAPVGFGQRGLIVAPPKAGKTMLIKEIANSITTNHPDAELIVLLIDERPEEVTDIERSVSGDVVSSTFDEVPENHIKVAELVLERAMRLVEHKRDVVILMDSITRLARAYNLVIPPSGRTLSGGIDPAAFHRPKRFFGAARNIEEGGSLTILATALVDTGSRMDDVIYEEFKGTGNMELHLDRSLAERRIFPAIDIRRSGTRKEELLIPKEHLDKLWAIRKSMSDAPDFAERFLRKLRQTKSNEEFFAVLSDQMKAGTAAKRS; this comes from the coding sequence ATGGGATTGAACATATCTAGTTTGGAAAATATGAAATTAAAAGAGCTTTACGAATTGGCTCGTGAATATAAAGTAGCTTATTACAGCAAGCTGACAAAAAAAGAGCTTATATTCTCTATTTTGAAAGCGAGAGCCGAGCAGGAAGGGTATTTCTTCATGGAAGGTGTTCTCGAGATTATCCAATCAGAGGGCTTTGGTTTCTTGAGACCGATTAACTATTCGCCAAGTTCACAGGATATCTACATATCAGCTTCCCAAATCAGAAAGTTTGATTTGCGAAATGGGGATAAGGTTTCAGGTAAAGTGCGTCCCCCTAAAGAAAATGAGCGATACTTCGGCTTGCTGCAAGTAGAAGCAGTAAATGGCGATGATCCGGCAACGGCAAAGGAAAGGGTTCATTTTCCAGCGCTAACGCCATTATATCCAGACAGACAGATGAAGCTGGAGACAACCCAAAAGTATGCTTCAACACGTATTATGGATGTACTTGCACCTGTCGGCTTTGGGCAGCGTGGATTAATTGTTGCGCCTCCAAAAGCTGGTAAAACAATGCTCATCAAGGAGATTGCCAACAGCATCACGACGAATCATCCGGATGCAGAGCTAATTGTCCTTTTAATTGATGAACGGCCAGAGGAAGTAACTGACATCGAAAGATCTGTAAGCGGGGATGTTGTTAGCTCCACTTTTGATGAGGTTCCAGAAAACCATATTAAAGTTGCTGAGCTTGTTTTGGAAAGAGCAATGCGTCTTGTGGAGCATAAGCGTGATGTTGTTATCCTGATGGACAGTATAACAAGACTTGCGAGAGCATATAATCTTGTCATTCCTCCAAGTGGAAGAACATTATCAGGAGGGATAGACCCTGCTGCTTTCCATCGTCCAAAACGCTTCTTCGGTGCAGCGCGTAATATTGAAGAAGGCGGTTCTTTAACAATCCTTGCAACTGCATTGGTTGATACAGGTTCTCGTATGGATGATGTTATTTATGAGGAATTTAAGGGTACAGGTAATATGGAGCTTCATTTAGACCGCTCTCTTGCAGAAAGAAGAATTTTCCCTGCGATTGATATTCGCCGTTCTGGTACGCGTAAAGAGGAACTTCTTATACCGAAGGAACACTTGGATAAATTATGGGCCATTCGCAAGTCCATGTCTGATGCTCCTGACTTTGCGGAACGTTTCTTACGTAAGCTAAGACAAACAAAGTCTAACGAAGAATTTTTTGCGGTATTGTCTGATCAAATGAAGGCAGGAACTGCTGCGAAGCGTTCTTAA
- the rpmE gene encoding 50S ribosomal protein L31, with protein MKAGIHPTYNEITVKCACGNEFTTGSVAKEMKVETCSECHPFYTGRQKFAEAGGRVDRFNKKYGIKSQQQ; from the coding sequence ATGAAAGCAGGAATTCATCCAACTTATAATGAAATTACGGTAAAATGCGCATGTGGAAATGAGTTCACAACTGGATCTGTTGCAAAAGAGATGAAAGTTGAAACTTGCTCTGAGTGCCATCCGTTCTATACTGGACGTCAAAAATTCGCTGAAGCTGGCGGACGTGTTGACCGTTTCAACAAAAAATACGGCATCAAATCGCAACAACAATAA